One window of Haemorhous mexicanus isolate bHaeMex1 chromosome 16, bHaeMex1.pri, whole genome shotgun sequence genomic DNA carries:
- the LOC132334639 gene encoding olfactory receptor 14J1-like, translated as MSNSSSISHFLLLALADTRQLQLLHFCLLLGISLAALLGNGLIISAVACGHHLHTPMFFFLLNLALSDLGSICTTVPKAMHNSLWDTRTISYTGCAAQLFLFMFFISAEFSLLTIMCYDRYVSICKPLHHGTLLGSRACAHMAAAAWASAFLYSLMHTANTFSLPLCHGNALGQFFCEVPQVLKLSCSYSKHKELGLIAVSACLAIGCFVFIVFSYVQIFRAVLRIPSEQGQHKAFSTCLPHLAVVSLFTSTAIFAHLKPPSMSSPSLDLALSVLYSLVPPALNPLIYSLRNQELKAAVWRMISGCFQKH; from the coding sequence atgtccaacagcagctccatcagccacttcctcctgctggccttggcagacacgcggcagctgcagctcctgcacttctgcctcttgctgggcatctccctggctgccctcctgggcaacggcctcatcatcagcgccgtagcctgcggccaccacctgcacacgcccatgttcttcttcctgctcaacctggccctcagcgacctgggctccatctgcaccactgtccccaaagccatgcacaattccctctgggacaccaggaccatctcctacacaggatgtgctgcacagctctttttatttatgttcttcatctcagcagagttttccctcctgaccatcatgtgctacgaccgctacgtgtccatctgcaaacccctgcaccacgggaccctcctgggcagcagagcttgtgctcacatggcagcagctgcctgggccagtgcctttctctatTCACTGATGCACAcggccaatacattttccctgcccctgtgccatggcaatgccctgggccagttcttctgtgaagtcccccaggtcctcaagctctcctgctcataTTCAAAGCACAAGGAACTTGGACTCATTGCAGTTAGTGCCTGTTTAGCCattggttgttttgtgttcattgttttctcctatgtgcagatcttcagggctgtgctgaggatcccctctgagcagggacagcacaaagccttttccacctgcctccctcacttggccgtggtctccctgttcaccagcactgccatatttgctcacctgaagccaccctccatgtcctccccatccctggatctggccctgtcaGTTCTATACTCGCTcgtgcctccagccctgaaccccctcatctacagcctgaggaaccaggagctcaaggctgcagtgtggagaatgatttctggctgctttcagaaacattaa